From a single Rhodococcus qingshengii JCM 15477 genomic region:
- a CDS encoding MFS transporter — MNDANPPSPATVDRPALRRVAGSVLVGTTIEWYDFQIYGASAALVFAPLFFSGADPALATILSFATFAVGFLARPLGGVVMGHFGDRIGRKKVLVLALLLMGAATFLVGVLPTSAQIGVWAPILLVLLRLIQGFGVGGEWGGAVLTAVEYAPKNRRGFYGSMPQVGVPAGLLLATAVMFGTKALTGDQFLVWGWRIPFLLSIALVAVGLYIRTALEETPAFARVKQQNTAVKIPMVDAFKNYPRQIILAAGSMISTGAYFYILNTYSLTYADQFDLLSGNLMLGAVMVSALVAVIFIPIFGQLSEKFGRRRILMVGITGMGVWVFVAFAAIDTGNFWITTGALAVGAFMLSISYGPQATFIAELFDARVRYSAASIAFQIGVLLGGAIAPMVAAMLVRATGGSLAVAVYIAALSVISLISVYFVRDTDLDEGSRDMYIDDNGAYLPPVDQRSTVVN; from the coding sequence ATGAACGACGCGAATCCCCCATCTCCCGCAACTGTCGACAGGCCTGCCCTGCGGCGTGTGGCCGGATCGGTTCTGGTCGGCACCACGATCGAGTGGTACGACTTTCAGATCTACGGCGCCTCCGCCGCGTTGGTCTTTGCGCCGCTGTTCTTTTCGGGCGCAGACCCCGCGCTGGCGACAATTCTTTCCTTCGCCACCTTCGCTGTCGGCTTCCTGGCGCGGCCACTCGGCGGTGTTGTGATGGGCCACTTCGGCGACCGCATCGGACGCAAGAAGGTCTTGGTGCTCGCACTTCTCTTGATGGGAGCAGCGACGTTCCTGGTCGGCGTCCTTCCGACCTCCGCCCAGATCGGTGTGTGGGCCCCGATTCTTCTCGTATTGCTGAGACTGATTCAGGGCTTCGGCGTCGGGGGTGAGTGGGGCGGTGCAGTTCTGACTGCTGTGGAATACGCACCCAAGAACCGCCGCGGTTTCTACGGCAGTATGCCGCAGGTCGGTGTGCCTGCTGGCCTTCTGCTGGCGACGGCCGTCATGTTCGGCACCAAGGCGCTCACCGGGGACCAATTCCTGGTGTGGGGGTGGAGAATTCCCTTCCTGCTGAGTATCGCGTTGGTCGCCGTCGGGCTTTACATTCGCACCGCGTTGGAAGAGACTCCCGCATTCGCTCGCGTGAAGCAGCAGAACACTGCGGTCAAGATTCCGATGGTCGACGCGTTCAAGAACTACCCTCGTCAAATCATTCTTGCCGCAGGTTCGATGATCAGCACGGGCGCTTACTTCTACATCCTCAACACCTACAGCCTGACCTACGCCGATCAGTTCGATCTGCTGTCCGGAAACCTCATGCTCGGAGCGGTCATGGTGTCCGCGCTCGTTGCAGTCATCTTCATTCCGATCTTCGGTCAACTGTCCGAAAAATTCGGCCGACGCCGGATCCTGATGGTCGGCATCACCGGCATGGGAGTGTGGGTCTTCGTTGCATTCGCCGCGATAGATACCGGCAACTTCTGGATCACCACCGGCGCATTGGCAGTCGGCGCATTCATGCTCAGCATCTCGTACGGGCCGCAGGCGACGTTCATCGCGGAACTGTTCGACGCACGGGTGCGGTACAGCGCAGCGTCCATCGCTTTTCAGATCGGGGTGCTCTTGGGTGGTGCAATCGCGCCGATGGTTGCCGCCATGTTGGTTCGCGCAACCGGTGGATCGCTTGCGGTCGCTGTGTATATCGCTGCCCTGTCTGTTATTTCGCTGATCAGCGTCTACTTCGTCCGTGACACCGACCTCGACGAAGGAAGTCGCGACATGTACATCGATGACAACGGGGCGTATCTGCCGCCGGTCGATCAACGCTCCACGGTTGTCAACTAA
- a CDS encoding TetR/AcrR family transcriptional regulator, translated as MRIMDLGRVQRAAVTLFATKGFAATGIRELGAEAGINSATLYHYVGSKESLLASIIRSCLDELTQSGERAMRRSADPVVQLAGLVSSHVGITAVNQLTARVAEYEMRGLTGDNRIELQTLRDEYEQLFGQILERGQRVGAFDIEDLALSRLAILEMCTGVAHWYRPGGRLELEDVQRFFVSTTCKLLSVPSDELHGVEFIHDVRKLDSEPETQSSEIWGTTAQSEFARQSEL; from the coding sequence ATGAGGATCATGGACCTGGGGCGCGTTCAACGGGCGGCAGTCACGCTGTTCGCGACGAAAGGATTCGCCGCCACCGGCATTCGTGAGCTCGGAGCCGAAGCCGGCATCAACTCGGCAACGCTCTACCACTACGTCGGCAGCAAAGAGTCACTGTTGGCCTCGATCATTCGGTCCTGCCTCGACGAGCTGACGCAGTCGGGAGAGCGGGCAATGCGCCGAAGCGCCGATCCCGTAGTCCAGCTCGCCGGCCTGGTGTCGTCACACGTCGGCATTACCGCCGTCAACCAACTGACTGCCCGCGTCGCCGAGTACGAGATGCGCGGGTTGACCGGAGACAACCGCATCGAGTTGCAGACCCTGCGCGACGAGTACGAGCAACTTTTCGGACAGATCCTCGAACGCGGACAACGCGTGGGCGCCTTCGACATCGAAGATCTGGCATTGAGCCGACTCGCGATACTCGAGATGTGTACCGGGGTCGCGCATTGGTACCGGCCCGGTGGGCGTCTCGAGTTGGAAGATGTCCAGCGATTCTTCGTCAGCACCACGTGCAAGCTTCTGTCGGTTCCGTCCGACGAACTGCACGGTGTGGAGTTCATTCACGACGTCCGAAAGCTGGACAGCGAGCCCGAGACTCAGTCCTCCGAGATCTGGGGAACCACTGCACAGAGCGAATTCGCGCGACAGTCCGAGCTTTAA
- a CDS encoding PHP domain-containing protein, with the protein MQLPADSHVHSEWSWDTGGPLSHASGRMQQTCARAEAIGLPALVFTEHLDFDARWRTTAADLMPHQHHLLSTDGYVRAPILDVDGYLDSIERCRHRFPELRILTGVEFGQPHLHDAQASHLLDLGVIDRVLGSLHTLEVGDDRSEPNTLFRKWSADEVMWAYLDEIPRMVAGSRTFEVFTHIDYAVRAWPIESAGPFDPRRFEEGFRNAMRAIADSDRILEMNTRRLLPWIPQWWSEEGGKAVTFGSDAHVPEALAANFPEATAMLAHYGFRPGQRPEEYWTR; encoded by the coding sequence ATGCAACTACCCGCGGACAGTCATGTTCACAGCGAGTGGTCGTGGGACACCGGTGGACCGCTGTCGCACGCATCCGGACGAATGCAACAGACTTGCGCGCGTGCCGAAGCAATCGGATTGCCGGCGTTGGTGTTCACCGAGCATCTCGACTTCGATGCTCGGTGGCGCACAACCGCCGCAGATCTGATGCCCCATCAACATCACCTGCTGAGCACCGACGGCTATGTCCGCGCACCGATCCTCGACGTCGACGGCTATCTCGACAGCATCGAACGATGCCGACACCGTTTTCCTGAATTGCGGATACTCACCGGCGTCGAGTTCGGACAACCGCACCTGCACGACGCGCAGGCGTCGCACCTCCTTGATCTCGGTGTCATCGACCGGGTATTGGGTTCCTTGCACACGCTCGAGGTCGGCGACGATCGGAGTGAACCGAACACTCTGTTTCGAAAGTGGAGTGCCGACGAAGTCATGTGGGCATACCTCGATGAGATCCCGCGTATGGTGGCTGGCTCTCGGACCTTCGAGGTGTTCACCCATATCGACTACGCGGTGCGTGCATGGCCGATCGAAAGTGCCGGACCTTTCGATCCCCGTCGATTCGAAGAGGGATTCCGAAATGCGATGCGCGCCATCGCCGACAGCGACCGGATCCTCGAGATGAACACCCGTCGGCTGTTGCCCTGGATACCCCAATGGTGGAGCGAAGAGGGAGGTAAAGCGGTGACATTCGGCAGCGATGCACATGTGCCCGAAGCTCTGGCAGCCAATTTTCCGGAAGCGACCGCGATGCTCGCGCACTACGGATTCCGTCCGGGTCAACGTCCCGAAGAGTATTGGACCCGCTGA
- a CDS encoding CinA family protein, which produces MNGDPRPELPSGKDLDDMCRQLAAAVEEHGLSVATAESLTAGNIAAHLGKAPDAGSWFCGGIVAYTREVKHSVLHVPDGPVVCEEAARVMAHSTATLMGASLTLAVTGEAGPDTQENVRPGTVWFGVVDHGTAETEKQVFSGDPEAVLGATVEHAIQLLLRHASGRHTPSSRVVN; this is translated from the coding sequence ATGAATGGCGATCCACGACCCGAGCTTCCGTCGGGCAAGGATCTCGACGATATGTGCAGGCAATTGGCTGCGGCAGTAGAGGAACACGGTCTGTCGGTGGCGACGGCGGAATCGTTGACTGCCGGGAACATCGCCGCACATCTGGGAAAGGCGCCGGACGCCGGATCGTGGTTTTGTGGTGGGATCGTCGCGTACACCCGCGAGGTGAAACATTCCGTACTTCATGTTCCGGACGGGCCAGTGGTCTGCGAAGAGGCAGCCAGGGTCATGGCGCACAGCACCGCCACACTGATGGGTGCGTCGCTAACGCTGGCCGTCACCGGTGAAGCCGGTCCTGATACCCAGGAGAACGTTCGACCCGGAACTGTGTGGTTCGGAGTCGTCGACCATGGGACCGCCGAAACGGAGAAGCAGGTTTTCTCGGGCGACCCCGAAGCTGTCCTCGGTGCAACTGTCGAGCACGCGATCCAACTACTTCTGCGTCACGCATCCGGTCGCCACACACCGAGTTCGAGAGTTGTGAACTAG
- a CDS encoding glutamate--cysteine ligase 2, producing the protein MNAKPTPDIFSVGTPTLGVEEEFLLCDPQTGHPTLRNSEVAAAGRELGISLQLELTRCQVETSTSIGNHIRDLRDQLCESRAVTADAAARVGCQLIAVGTPFYDPPVDEITQTSRYQRMAGQFGAITEGVMCGCHIHVGVEDRERSVQIINHLRPWLPTLLALTANSPISAGRDTGYASWRYVLFGRWPSSGPPPYFESVAHYEDAVAAMLETGVILDPHMVYWDVRMSDHLPTVEIRISDVPATVEETMTLATLVQALVGTASAAITKGEAAPAVDHELLRAACWRAARDGLDGRSLDVESVRLLTAHQAVRQLVDHVEPALTAFGEFEQVTASLDKVFSNGNGAIVQRRQLTRRSRVADVIDECARRTFEGCSSQGGSEL; encoded by the coding sequence ATGAACGCGAAGCCGACTCCCGACATATTCTCGGTAGGTACACCGACTCTCGGTGTCGAAGAGGAGTTCTTGCTCTGCGATCCGCAGACTGGGCATCCCACTCTGCGCAACTCCGAGGTTGCTGCCGCCGGGCGGGAACTCGGTATCTCGCTGCAACTCGAACTCACGCGCTGTCAGGTGGAGACGTCCACGTCTATCGGAAACCATATTCGTGATCTTCGTGATCAACTCTGTGAGTCGCGTGCCGTCACCGCCGACGCCGCTGCCCGTGTGGGTTGTCAACTCATCGCAGTCGGGACGCCGTTCTACGATCCGCCGGTAGACGAGATCACTCAAACGTCGCGATACCAGCGAATGGCCGGTCAATTCGGAGCGATCACCGAAGGTGTGATGTGTGGTTGCCACATTCATGTCGGTGTGGAAGATCGAGAACGATCGGTCCAGATCATCAACCATCTGCGCCCTTGGTTACCGACCTTGTTGGCACTGACGGCGAACTCTCCGATCAGCGCCGGTCGCGATACCGGTTATGCGAGTTGGCGTTACGTTCTGTTCGGCCGATGGCCCAGTTCGGGTCCGCCGCCCTACTTCGAGTCCGTGGCGCACTACGAAGATGCTGTTGCAGCAATGCTGGAGACAGGGGTCATTCTCGATCCACACATGGTCTATTGGGATGTGCGCATGTCGGATCACCTTCCCACCGTGGAGATTCGGATCAGCGACGTGCCCGCCACCGTGGAGGAGACGATGACTCTGGCCACACTGGTGCAGGCACTCGTCGGTACCGCATCCGCCGCGATCACGAAAGGTGAAGCAGCGCCTGCCGTCGATCACGAGCTACTCCGCGCGGCTTGCTGGCGGGCGGCGCGTGACGGACTCGACGGGAGGTCGCTGGACGTGGAATCCGTGCGCTTGCTGACTGCACACCAGGCGGTTCGGCAATTGGTGGATCACGTCGAACCTGCGTTGACTGCATTCGGAGAATTCGAGCAGGTCACGGCCTCCTTGGACAAGGTGTTCAGCAACGGAAACGGGGCGATCGTGCAGCGTCGTCAACTCACGCGTCGGTCACGTGTAGCTGATGTGATCGACGAGTGCGCTCGACGCACTTTCGAAGGGTGCAGTTCGCAAGGGGGCAGTGAACTGTAA
- a CDS encoding DUF7218 family protein, whose protein sequence is MARKDSQPQLKDQELYEELREKGDSKEKAARISNAAANRGRSTVAKSGGQSSPYEEWTVDDLKKRAKELDLHGYSKLNKGELIEKLRTH, encoded by the coding sequence GTGGCTCGCAAGGACTCACAACCTCAACTCAAGGATCAAGAACTCTACGAAGAGCTACGTGAGAAGGGCGATTCCAAGGAGAAGGCGGCTCGAATCTCCAATGCGGCCGCCAATCGAGGGCGGTCGACTGTCGCCAAGTCCGGCGGACAATCTTCGCCGTACGAGGAGTGGACGGTCGACGATCTGAAGAAACGCGCCAAGGAACTCGATCTGCACGGGTACTCGAAACTGAACAAGGGTGAGCTGATCGAGAAACTCCGCACTCACTGA
- a CDS encoding catalase yields MPSSQSVPGAPAPKAPDLKEPVKPRQPLPPKDDQRQPEVRTVAGAEEKVKGNGRGQRGEYLTTATGTRLYETDHSLTAGERGPTLLQDHHLREKITHFDHERIPERVVHARGAAAHGTFLANGAAENICKASVFASGARTPVFVRFSTVLGSRGSADTVRDTRGFATKFYTDEGVFDLVGNNIPVFFIQDGIKFPDIIHAAKPHPDREIPQAQSAHDTFWDFVSLHTEATAHTLWNMSDRGIPRSYRMMEGFGIHTFRLVNADGETNLVKFHWKPAAGVHSLVWEEAQIAGGVDPDFHRRDLADAIEAGAYPSWDLGVQVFPDTEDEMFEGIDLLDPTKIVPEELAPVQVIGTMTLDANPTNFFAETEQVAFHPGHLVPGVDITNDRLLQARLFSYLDTQITRLGGPNFDQIPINRPHAPVNDMLRDGFHQDGVHTGVAPYHPNSLDGGCPFLASAESAAYIEVPEEVSGRKVRQAPASFDDHFSQARLFYRSLSPVEQEHVAQAYTFELGKCYEENIKTRNLGILANIDAGLVSIVAGGLGLPVPEPTEPLSDPELSPALSQVGAEWPVDGRIIALLVDENSDLETVVAVRDKIFDAGMVPLILGPHGGTIGDGDDAVTVQRTYLTARSIEFDAILLSGDVSRIGEGKLDPRVETLLNEMYRHSKAIGGWGESMSALAAAGIDESALGVVVDADAEGALASLAQLLKTHRVWGRFEVPPTS; encoded by the coding sequence ATGCCTTCATCTCAGTCCGTCCCAGGTGCACCGGCCCCGAAAGCGCCGGACCTGAAAGAGCCGGTCAAGCCTCGACAGCCGTTGCCGCCCAAGGATGACCAGCGGCAGCCGGAGGTGCGTACCGTCGCGGGTGCCGAGGAGAAGGTGAAGGGAAATGGTCGCGGCCAGCGGGGGGAGTACCTCACCACCGCAACCGGTACACGTCTCTACGAGACCGACCACTCACTCACTGCCGGCGAGCGTGGCCCGACTCTTCTTCAAGACCACCACCTGCGTGAGAAGATCACACACTTCGATCACGAGCGAATTCCGGAGCGCGTCGTCCACGCCCGCGGGGCGGCTGCACACGGAACGTTCCTGGCGAATGGCGCGGCCGAAAACATCTGTAAAGCATCGGTGTTCGCTTCCGGTGCTCGAACCCCGGTGTTCGTGCGGTTCTCGACGGTGCTGGGTTCACGAGGTTCGGCGGACACCGTACGCGACACACGCGGTTTCGCCACCAAGTTCTACACCGACGAAGGTGTCTTCGACCTGGTGGGCAACAACATCCCGGTGTTCTTCATCCAGGACGGCATCAAATTCCCGGACATCATCCATGCCGCGAAGCCCCACCCGGACCGCGAGATCCCGCAGGCGCAGAGCGCGCACGACACATTCTGGGATTTCGTGTCGCTGCACACCGAGGCCACGGCGCACACATTGTGGAACATGTCCGATCGCGGCATCCCGCGCTCCTATCGCATGATGGAGGGCTTCGGTATTCACACGTTCAGGCTCGTGAATGCCGACGGCGAGACGAATCTGGTGAAATTCCACTGGAAGCCGGCCGCCGGAGTGCATTCACTCGTGTGGGAGGAAGCGCAGATCGCCGGCGGTGTGGATCCGGATTTCCATCGACGCGATCTTGCCGACGCCATCGAGGCGGGTGCGTATCCGTCCTGGGATCTGGGCGTGCAGGTGTTCCCTGATACCGAAGACGAAATGTTCGAAGGCATAGATCTATTGGATCCCACCAAGATCGTGCCCGAAGAACTCGCGCCGGTTCAGGTCATCGGAACGATGACACTCGACGCCAATCCGACGAACTTCTTCGCCGAGACCGAGCAGGTTGCATTCCATCCGGGCCACTTGGTTCCGGGTGTCGACATCACCAACGATCGTCTCCTGCAGGCACGTTTGTTCTCGTACCTCGACACCCAGATCACGCGACTCGGTGGCCCCAATTTCGATCAGATCCCGATCAACCGTCCTCACGCGCCTGTCAACGACATGCTTCGCGACGGCTTTCATCAGGACGGTGTACATACCGGAGTTGCGCCGTACCATCCCAATTCGTTGGACGGTGGGTGCCCGTTCTTGGCCTCGGCGGAGAGCGCGGCCTATATCGAGGTGCCCGAAGAAGTTTCAGGGCGAAAGGTGAGGCAGGCGCCGGCATCGTTCGACGATCACTTCTCGCAAGCTCGACTCTTCTATCGCAGTCTCTCCCCTGTCGAGCAGGAGCACGTCGCGCAGGCGTATACCTTCGAATTGGGTAAGTGCTACGAGGAGAACATCAAGACCCGGAATCTGGGCATCTTGGCAAATATCGACGCGGGTCTCGTGTCGATCGTCGCAGGGGGGCTTGGCCTTCCGGTTCCCGAACCGACCGAGCCGTTGAGTGATCCGGAGCTCAGCCCTGCACTGTCCCAGGTTGGTGCGGAATGGCCGGTAGACGGAAGGATCATCGCACTACTGGTCGATGAGAACTCCGATCTCGAAACGGTTGTCGCCGTTCGAGACAAGATCTTCGACGCCGGCATGGTGCCGCTGATCCTCGGCCCGCACGGCGGAACCATCGGGGACGGTGACGACGCGGTGACGGTGCAGCGAACGTACCTCACAGCTCGTTCGATCGAATTCGATGCAATCCTGCTGAGCGGCGACGTTTCTCGGATCGGCGAGGGCAAGTTGGATCCACGGGTGGAGACTCTGCTGAACGAAATGTATCGTCACAGCAAGGCAATTGGTGGTTGGGGAGAGAGCATGAGTGCGCTGGCTGCGGCCGGTATCGACGAGTCTGCATTGGGAGTCGTCGTCGATGCAGACGCGGAAGGAGCGCTCGCCTCGCTGGCTCAGCTACTGAAGACGCACCGCGTGTGGGGGCGTTTCGAGGTGCCGCCTACATCCTGA
- a CDS encoding CsbD family protein: MPDDKSGPSEGIKGVVEDVKGKAKEAVGAVSGNDSLTREGRAQQDKAESQREVAKKEAEAEKARAEAAADEARQKSEQ; this comes from the coding sequence GTGCCAGATGACAAGAGCGGTCCCAGCGAGGGAATCAAAGGCGTCGTAGAGGACGTCAAGGGTAAGGCCAAGGAAGCCGTGGGTGCGGTTTCCGGAAACGACAGTTTGACCCGAGAGGGCCGCGCCCAGCAGGACAAGGCCGAAAGCCAGCGAGAAGTCGCGAAGAAAGAGGCAGAAGCCGAGAAGGCTCGCGCAGAAGCGGCCGCGGACGAAGCGCGACAGAAGTCCGAGCAATAG